The Ktedonobacterales bacterium genome has a window encoding:
- a CDS encoding response regulator transcription factor: MDTIRVMLVDEHPLFRQGARCVLEQAGDCTVVAEAATGQAALELARAENPDVVLVDALLSTGDALEVSRQLRHWLPRVSIIMLTAFEDEEQLFQSMKVGVAAYFVKDIKPEELVDAVRQVYQGAYLINDNVLSRPMVASRVLRTFREMAIEEDAEVTPLFSPLSGREVEILDYIARGNSNKEIAKSLKISDQTVKNHITSILKKLSVNDRTAAVVHALRHGWIKMHDV, from the coding sequence ATGGACACGATTCGCGTCATGCTTGTTGATGAACACCCGCTGTTTCGCCAGGGCGCGCGCTGCGTGCTGGAACAGGCGGGGGATTGCACCGTTGTGGCCGAGGCTGCCACCGGACAGGCGGCGCTCGAACTGGCGCGCGCCGAAAATCCCGATGTGGTCCTGGTTGACGCCCTGCTCAGCACTGGTGATGCGCTGGAGGTATCCCGCCAGCTTCGCCACTGGCTGCCCCGCGTCAGCATTATTATGCTGACCGCGTTTGAGGATGAAGAGCAGCTTTTCCAATCCATGAAGGTAGGGGTGGCAGCATATTTTGTCAAGGACATCAAGCCGGAAGAATTGGTAGACGCGGTACGCCAGGTCTACCAGGGCGCGTACCTGATTAACGATAATGTGCTGTCGCGCCCAATGGTGGCAAGCCGTGTCCTGCGCACGTTCCGCGAAATGGCAATCGAAGAAGATGCCGAGGTGACGCCGCTCTTCTCGCCTCTTTCTGGCCGCGAAGTCGAGATTCTGGATTATATCGCGCGCGGCAACAGCAATAAGGAAATTGCGAAATCACTCAAGATTAGCGATCAAACGGTGAAGAACCATATTACCTCGATTCTCAAGAAGCTCTCAGTGAATGATCGTACTGCGGCGGTGGTTCATGCGCTACGTCACGGCTGGATTAAAATGCACGACGTGTGA